From the Allorhodopirellula heiligendammensis genome, one window contains:
- a CDS encoding AraC family transcriptional regulator produces MCTAQRVLSPADIGTTKVTAIELKVLSKLFDSAPGAAFFVKDVEGRYVAVNDSLVKRHGFKSKSDVIGKQPRDICQGEFGQVPTRQDEKVLRTGRPLIEHLEMQWHRPRNPVWCLTTKLPLHDAEGKVIGLVGFSHDVRVSIPTGEIPTAYAMALDEFERTLAPEVTPAWLAQQSQLSTTQLARFTRRVFDLTPTQLIAKIRIAAASRLLRDTQKPVVVISLDCGFSDHSAFTRAFRRATGVTPSVFRKQR; encoded by the coding sequence ATGTGTACAGCACAGAGGGTCCTATCACCGGCCGATATCGGCACGACAAAAGTGACGGCGATTGAGCTCAAGGTATTGTCGAAACTGTTTGATTCAGCCCCTGGCGCTGCATTCTTTGTCAAAGACGTTGAGGGACGTTACGTTGCCGTGAACGACTCGCTGGTCAAGCGGCATGGATTCAAATCCAAGTCGGACGTGATCGGTAAGCAACCCCGCGATATTTGTCAGGGTGAATTCGGCCAAGTTCCGACAAGGCAGGATGAGAAAGTTTTGCGGACCGGACGCCCACTCATTGAGCATCTTGAGATGCAATGGCATCGGCCTCGAAACCCCGTTTGGTGCCTGACCACTAAGTTGCCTCTTCATGATGCGGAGGGGAAGGTAATCGGCTTGGTGGGCTTCTCACATGACGTTCGCGTTTCAATTCCTACCGGGGAGATCCCGACCGCATACGCGATGGCGCTGGACGAATTCGAGCGGACGCTCGCTCCCGAAGTCACTCCAGCTTGGCTGGCGCAGCAGTCTCAGCTGAGCACCACGCAACTTGCTCGCTTCACCCGCCGCGTTTTCGATTTAACGCCCACGCAGCTTATTGCCAAGATTCGCATCGCAGCGGCATCACGCCTTTTGCGTGATACCCAAAAGCCGGTCGTTGTTATCTCGTTGGACTGTGGCTTTTCCGATCACAGCGCGTTTACCAGGGCCTTTCGGCGGGCAACGGGCGTCACTCCCTCGGTGTTCCGAAAACAACGCTGA
- a CDS encoding DUF1559 domain-containing protein has product MRNCFKRPAFTLVELLVVIAIIGVLVGLLLPAVQAAREAARRMSCSNNFKQIGLAIHNYHATYNQLPIQGSGTATVAPRREFAPGSNSLELSALVALTPFIEQQALWQQISNPYRVPAGQPGAGNLYAAMGPYPGRVFSRLVNEAAGPYSPFESDIPTFRCPSDPGLGLPAMGRTNYGVSMGDSIHKSNIASIYNLDGSSKGTAAVQAANASNRGLFKCQLKSAFRDVIDGLSNTIAMGEFITDLGDDDKRSRHLNGSSTMNLFQVGGALACEPFTDPNRPAFWSASAPFTSNPQIDNRRGFRWAWGLHIHSGVYTILPPNRELCFTQDWYQSEGICPPSSRHQGGVHVLMGDGAIKFITDSIESGSQSSRAMVSLAGANDDPLSTPGASSPFGLWGALGTRASSEVINGEF; this is encoded by the coding sequence ATGCGTAACTGTTTTAAGCGACCTGCCTTCACGCTTGTCGAACTGCTGGTGGTCATCGCCATTATCGGCGTCCTAGTGGGGCTACTGTTGCCCGCAGTACAAGCGGCTCGGGAAGCGGCCCGACGGATGAGCTGCAGTAACAACTTCAAGCAGATTGGCTTAGCAATTCACAACTACCATGCGACGTATAACCAGTTGCCTATCCAAGGCAGCGGCACCGCTACCGTCGCCCCCCGCCGGGAGTTTGCGCCAGGAAGCAACAGTTTGGAGTTGTCCGCCTTAGTCGCGTTAACTCCGTTTATCGAGCAGCAGGCACTATGGCAGCAAATCTCCAATCCCTATCGAGTTCCCGCTGGGCAGCCCGGGGCTGGAAACCTGTACGCCGCGATGGGCCCCTATCCAGGACGCGTCTTCAGTCGGCTCGTCAATGAGGCTGCGGGCCCGTATAGCCCCTTTGAATCGGATATTCCAACATTCCGCTGCCCAAGTGATCCGGGCCTGGGACTTCCGGCGATGGGCCGTACCAATTATGGCGTCAGCATGGGTGACTCGATTCACAAGTCCAACATTGCCTCGATTTACAATTTGGATGGATCGTCGAAAGGCACGGCTGCCGTCCAAGCCGCCAACGCCAGTAACCGCGGTCTGTTTAAATGTCAGTTGAAATCTGCTTTCCGCGATGTGATTGACGGCCTGTCGAATACAATCGCAATGGGCGAGTTCATTACGGATCTCGGTGACGATGACAAACGCTCTCGACACTTGAACGGTTCGTCCACCATGAATTTATTCCAAGTGGGTGGCGCGTTAGCATGTGAGCCCTTCACGGATCCGAATCGACCTGCGTTCTGGAGTGCGAGTGCGCCCTTCACATCCAATCCACAGATCGACAACCGGCGTGGTTTTCGGTGGGCCTGGGGTTTGCATATCCACTCCGGGGTCTACACGATCTTGCCACCTAACCGCGAGTTGTGCTTCACCCAAGACTGGTATCAGTCTGAGGGCATTTGCCCACCGAGCAGCCGACACCAAGGTGGGGTTCACGTTTTGATGGGCGATGGTGCCATCAAATTCATCACTGACTCCATTGAATCGGGCAGCCAGTCGAGCCGAGCGATGGTCTCCCTCGCCGGCGCGAATGATGACCCTTTGTCGACTCCCGGTGCATCGAGTCCCTTCGGGTTATGGGGAGCTCTCGGCACGCGGGCATCGAGCGAGGTGATCAACGGCGAGTTTTAA
- a CDS encoding Hsp20/alpha crystallin family protein, with translation MSRTLMPRDNRGQVAHLYNDPFQSLETRMNQLFRGVFETMGADSGLGSYPVDVDEDDEKITIEAEVPGFKRNEIDVNVENGVLTIKAERAAKDVANGKKRHMSERRFTRVQRAFTLPRTVDGSEVDASLHDGILTLTLRKTEESKPRKIEIRGGQES, from the coding sequence ATGAGTCGAACATTAATGCCGCGGGACAACCGCGGGCAAGTTGCGCATCTTTACAACGATCCTTTCCAGTCTCTCGAGACTCGCATGAATCAATTGTTTCGTGGCGTGTTCGAGACAATGGGCGCAGATTCTGGCCTGGGAAGCTACCCCGTCGATGTTGACGAGGATGACGAAAAGATCACGATCGAAGCAGAGGTGCCTGGGTTCAAACGCAATGAGATTGATGTCAATGTTGAGAACGGAGTGCTGACGATTAAGGCAGAGCGTGCCGCGAAGGATGTCGCTAACGGCAAGAAGCGACACATGTCCGAACGACGTTTCACCCGTGTCCAACGTGCATTCACCCTCCCGCGTACGGTCGATGGATCGGAGGTCGATGCGAGCCTACACGACGGCATACTAACGCTAACGCTCAGGAAGACCGAAGAGAGTAAGCCTCGCAAGATTGAGATTCGTGGCGGTCAAGAATCCTAA